The DNA sequence GGTAGTGGCGTTTGGCTTCCGATTCGCCACTTGATCGAGCCAACGATGGAGAAGGAAATTTAATTCCTCGATGCTTTCAAACGCTGTCCCCACATAGAAGTGATCCATGATATACTGAATGGCTCGTTCGACTTTTCCCTTTGTCTGGGCCCGGTAAGGCCGGCATACTTTTGGAATAAATCCATAGTAACTCGCAAATTCGGAAAATCGTTGATTCCATTTCACCACTCCTTGTTCTCGCCCGTCTGTAACGGTCTTCATATTGTCAAATAACACCTTCTTCGGAACCCCGCCAAAGTACTTGAAGCTCTGAATCAGGCATTCCATTAAGTGTTCCTGATCCTGGCTGGTCGTAAATACCGCGTATTTCATCCGCGAATAGCCTAACGTGGCCACAAATAGCGATAACTTGACTTTTTTCCCTTCGATCACGACCTCCCCAACTTCTTTCCAATCGACTTGCATTTGTTCGCCAGGAAGCGTTTCATAACGAACGGTGTATTTCTTTTTCGCCGTCTCTCGGAAAGGTTTCATATAGTCTTTTAAAATCGTCTTTCCTCCCGTATAGCCCTGTTGTCGAATTTCAAAAAACAACTTTTCGCTATTAAACACCCCATCTTCTAACATTCGTTTTTGAAGATACGGCTTAAATGGATCTAACTTGCTTTTTCTTTGTTTTCGCTTGGATTTGGAAGGAGGATTGGGGGAGTGAATATATTTTCGGACGGTTTTCCGATCGATCCCCAATTCCCTCGCAATATCGGAAATACTCATTCCCCTTTCATACATCTCTTTGATCATAAAAAATTCCCCTCTCGTAATCATGAACCATAGCTCCTCTCGTTGACACTATGGTTCTATTGTAAGTGGGGAATTTTATTCCGGCTATATTGGGGATTTTATCATCGGCTTTAACATGGAAAAACATTCAGATCAATATCCAACCAAAACTCTATGCGATGTATTAGGAATACCTAGAAGTACGTATTATAAATCTCTACAACATGTCGAGTCTAATCGTAACCGGGAAAACAAGGAATTAACCAAAAAAATCATCGAAATCCATACAGAAAGTAAACAGCGCTATGGTGCTCCCAAAATCCATTTCAGCCTTCAAAAAGAAGGATACTCGGTAAGCTTAAAAAGAGTCCAACGCTTAATGAAAGAAGCTGGAATCAAGTCTATTGTATTGAAAAAATACCACCCATATTCGAGTAAGCAACAAGTAGTAGAACGTGAAAATCTATTGGAACAAAATTTTTCGACAAAGTCTATCAACGAAAAATGGATGGCGGATATTACTTATATCCACACTCTTAGAGACGGTTGGTGCTATTTAGCTTCTGTATTGGATTTGCATTCTAAAAAGGTGGTTGGTTACTCCTTCTCACGGACCATAACAACAGATTTAGTGATAAAAGCGTTAGAGAATGCGTACGAAACTCAAGCTCCAGAAGAAGGGCTTATTCTCCATACTGATCTAGGTTCTCAATATACAAGCGAAGAGTTTGCGAAATTCGTTCAATCAAAAGGCATGAAGCAGTCATTCAGTCGTAAAGGTTGCCCATATGATAATGCCTGCATTGAATCCTTTCATGCCATTTTGAAAAAAGAAGAAATCCACCATGTCAAATACTTAGATTTTCAGGAAGCCAAATGGGCTTTATTTCAATACATCGAAGGCTGGTACAACCGGAAAAGAATTCATGGCAGCATTGGTTATAAAACCCCGCAAGAGATAGAAGACAACATTCATCGTACAGCCTAATCACTGTATTAAGATTGTGCACCCGCTTTACATGGAGTGGCGGGCATGATAGCCTTGTTTGGCGATGCTGATGTTGTAACATCTGGCTTCTCGGCAGTAGAATCATGCCCGCAGAGGCTCCATGTCAAGCGTCATCGCTCCCCACTCTTAAAGGGGCAGGAACTTAGTAAAAAATTAACTTTTTTGTGTCCAAAAATTTGACGTAAATCCATTTACACTATATGACTAGAACAGAAACTTTATATGATGTCAACTTCCGAACCAAATTTTTAACTTTTTATCCAAAAATATTTTTCATTTTTTTGAACATTTTATTTGTGATATTTTTCACAAGTTAAATGTATGCTACACTACATATGTACAGATCAAAAAGTCCCTTTTTGCCTAGAAGGAGGATTATAATCATGAAAGCTGCAGTTGTGGAACAATTTAAAAAGCCGTTACAAGTGAAAGAAGTGGAAAAACCTAAGATCTCATACGGGGAAGTATTAGTGCGCATCAAAGCGTGTGGGGTATGCCATACAGACTTGCATGCCGCACATGGCGACTGGCCTGTAAAGCCTAAACTACCTCTCATTCCTGGCCATGAAGGCGTCGGTGTAATTGAAGAAGTAGGTCCTGGGGTAACACATTTAAAAGTTGGAGATCGCGTAGGTATCCCTTGGCTTTATTCGGCGTGCGGTCATTGTGACTATTGCTTAAGCGGACAAGAAACATTATGCGAACGTCAACAAAACGCTGGCTATTCCGTCGATGGTGGTTATGCTGAATATTGCCGTGCTGCAGCCGATTATGTCGTAAAAATTCCTGATAACTTATCGTTTGAAGAAGCCGCTCCAATCTTTTGCGCTGGTGTAACAACATATAAAGCGCTCAAAGTAACAGGCGCAAAACCAGGTGAATGGGTAGCCATTTACGGTATCGGCGGGCTTGGACATGTCGCAGTCCAATACGCAAAGGCGATGGGGTTAAACGTCGTTGCTGTCGATTTAGGTGATGAAAAACTTGAGCTTGCTAAACAACTTGGTGCAGATCTTGTCGTCAATCCGAAACATGATGATGCAGCACAATGGATAAAAGAAAAAGTGGGCGGTGTGCATGCGACTGTCGTCACAGCTGTTTCAAAAGCCGCGTTCGAATCAGCCTACAAATCCATTCGTCGCGGTGGTGCTTGCGTACTCGTCGGATTACCGCCGGAAGAAATACCTATTCCAATTTTCGATACAGTATTAAATGGAGTAAAAATTATTGGTTCTATCGTTGGTACGCGCAAAGACTTACAAGAGGCACTTCAATTTGCAGCAGAAGGAAAAGTAAAAACAATTGTCGAAGTGCAACCGCTTGAAAACATTAACGACGTATTCGATCGTATGTTAAAAGGGCAAATTAACGGCCGCGTCGTGTTAAAAGTAGATTAAAAAGTAGATTAAAAAGAAGGCGTCTGAGGGCGCCTTCTTATTTTACTTCAACGGAAAATACTTGATGATCATGAAGCTCTTCCTTATTTACGTCCCACAAAACGTCCGATACGGTCGATCAGACGGCTCAGGAGGTATAGCATATTACCCGTGGTGCTAGATAAACTCAAACAAGCATAAAAATAGCCCTTGCATGAGGATCCCCTTAAAATGAAAGTGCAACCAACCATTAAAAAGGAGCTCCTTTTTTTCCGCACCCGCCCGTCAGTCAATGCTGCACAGCTCGGGCGGGCAGCCTTCGCAGGCGATTTCGTCACGCAAATATTGCAAGTTGTGGACGCGAATTTTTCCTTTTTGCACGGAGATGACGCCTTTTTTCCGCAAATCGCCGAGCATGCGGTTGACGACTTCACGGGAGGTGCCGCAAAAGTTGGCGAGCTCTTGGTTCGTCAGCGGCACGTCGATCAAAATGCCGTCTTCTTTCATGACGCCGTAGCTGTTGCACAAACGGATGAGCGTTGAATAGAGCGCTCCTTTTTTGCCGTGTAAAATCAAGTCGCGGAATTTCGTCTGCGTTTTGCGGAAATGGAGGCTCATCCATTTCATCAACTCGATCGCCAGCGTCGGATTGTTGGCAAGTTCTTGTTCGAGCGTCTCGCGCTTAATGGCGGAAACGACGCCGTCTTCCAGCACTTTCGCCGTCAGCATGTAGCGGGCGCCAGGGCAAAACAGTGTCAGCTCGCCGATCAAATCGCCCTCGCTGCAAATGCGCAGCGCGAGCTCCTGTCCGTCCATGTCGATTTTGCTGATTTGGATTTTCCCCGATTGGATATAGTAAATATCGTCTGCTTTTTCCCCTTCTTGAAACAAGTACGTTCCCTTCTCAAGGCGAAGATCGCGCCCAAGCGGTGTAAGCCACTTCTGCCATTCACGAGATTCCATCTCGTTCATCCGATCACAACCTTACGTAAAATGTATCGCTATATAAAAGTGTACAGGAAAAAAGAGGGAAGTCAATATAAGGATAGTGGAAAGATTAAAAAACTTGTTGAACATCGGTGGAATCGTTTGTGAAAGTCTTTGCATCCCAAGAACATGAGGGCGATGGAGTCAAGGATGCACCTTGGCTGCCGGGACAAATCGGTATTCGTTTCCCATAGACGGAGGGAGGGGCAAGAAAAAAATCCTTGAAAATTATTAAATATACATTTGATTTTATTTTTATACAGTATTATAATGAGAACTACATGAGGCATACGGGTGAGGGGGAACATGATGAACGTAGCCATTATCGGGGCGACGGGGTACAGCGGCGCGGAGTTGTTCCGCTTGCTATACGGGCATCCGCATGTGAGCCGTTGCGACGTGTTCTCGTCGTCGCAGGACGGGGTTCATGTATCGGAAAGTTTCCCGCACGTCGGTTCGGTCGATGGTGCGGTGTTGCATAAACTTGAAATCGAGGCGCTTTCCCGTTACGATGCGGTCTTTTTCGCCACGCCGCCCGGGGTGTCCGGGGAGTGGGCGCCGGCGCTCGTGGATCGGGGAGTGAAAGTGATCGATTTATCGGGCGCTTTCCGTTTGAAAGACGGAGCGGTGTACGAACAATGGTACGGGCGGCAGACGGCGCCGGCGGAATATTTGCAAAAGGCGGTGTACGGGCTGACCGAGTGGAATCGGGAGGCGGTGCGCGAGGCCGTGCTCCTATCCAACCCGGGCTGTTATCCGACGGCGACGCTGCTTGGCCTGGCGCCGCTTGTCAAAGAAGGATTGATTCAGGAAGATTCGATCATCGTTGACGCCAAGTCCGGCGTATCGGGCGCGGGGCGGAAAGCAGGGCTTGGGACGCATTTTTCCGAAGTGAACGAAAACGTGAAAATTTATAAAGTGAACGTCCATCAGCACATTCCGGAAATTGAGCAAACGCTGCAAACGTGGAATGAAGCGATGGAGCCAATTACGTTCAGCACCCATTTGATTCCGATGACACGGGGTATTATGGCGACGATCTATGCGAAGGCGAAACAATCGATTTCGCCAAACGATTTGGTAGATTTATATAAAACAAGTTATGAAGGTTCGTCGTTTGTCCGTGTTCGCAAGGTCGGGCAATTTCCAGCGACGAAAGAAGTGTACGGATCAAATTATTGCGATATCGGCCTCGCCTACGATGAGCGGACGGGACGGGTGACGGTCGTGTCGGTGATCGACAACTTGATGAAAGGCGCTGCCGGGCAGGCGGTGCAAAACTTCAACTTGATGATGGGTTGGGATGAGGCGGAGGGCCTCCGATCCTTGCCGATCTATCCGTGAGGGAAGGGGAACGAACAATGACAGCAACGAAACAAACGGCGCAAGTAACGGCGGTCGTCGATGGAACAGTGGTTACGCCGAAAGGATTTCAAGCGGCCGGGGTGAGTGCCGGGCTGCGCTATTCGAAAAACGATTTAGGGGTTATTCTATGCGACGTGCCCGCTTCGGCGGCGGCGGTGTATACGCAAAGCCATTTTCAGGCGGCGCCGCTCAAAGTGACGCAGGCGAGCCTCGCTGTAGAACAAAAATTGCAGGCGGTCATCGTCAACAGTGCATGCGCGAACGCCTGCACCGGTGCGCAAGGGCTCAAGGACGCCTATGAAATGCGCGAGTTGTGCGCGAAACAGTTTGGCCTGGCGCTGCACCATGTGGCCGTTGCTTCAACGGGCGTGATCGGGGAATATTTGCCGATGGAAAAAATTCGCGCCGGCATCAAACAGCTTGTTCCAGGGGTGACGATGGCGGATGCGGAGGCGTTTCAAACGGCGATTTTAACGACCGATACGGTGATGAAGCGCGCTTGTTACCAAACAACGATCGACGGGAAAACGGTCACCG is a window from the Geobacillus stearothermophilus ATCC 12980 genome containing:
- the istA gene encoding IS21-like element IS5376 family transposase, translating into MITRGEFFMIKEMYERGMSISDIARELGIDRKTVRKYIHSPNPPSKSKRKQRKSKLDPFKPYLQKRMLEDGVFNSEKLFFEIRQQGYTGGKTILKDYMKPFRETAKKKYTVRYETLPGEQMQVDWKEVGEVVIEGKKVKLSLFVATLGYSRMKYAVFTTSQDQEHLMECLIQSFKYFGGVPKKVLFDNMKTVTDGREQGVVKWNQRFSEFASYYGFIPKVCRPYRAQTKGKVERAIQYIMDHFYVGTAFESIEELNFLLHRWLDQVANRKPNATTGISPQERWAEESLKPLPLKDYDTSYLSYRKVHWDGSFSYKGEQWLLSAEYAGKEILVKERLNGDIRLYFRGEEISHVDQQKKVISFAEKIKKKQTEMAATISPVSVEVDTRPLSVYDAFLRGESS
- the adhP gene encoding alcohol dehydrogenase AdhP; its protein translation is MKAAVVEQFKKPLQVKEVEKPKISYGEVLVRIKACGVCHTDLHAAHGDWPVKPKLPLIPGHEGVGVIEEVGPGVTHLKVGDRVGIPWLYSACGHCDYCLSGQETLCERQQNAGYSVDGGYAEYCRAAADYVVKIPDNLSFEEAAPIFCAGVTTYKALKVTGAKPGEWVAIYGIGGLGHVAVQYAKAMGLNVVAVDLGDEKLELAKQLGADLVVNPKHDDAAQWIKEKVGGVHATVVTAVSKAAFESAYKSIRRGGACVLVGLPPEEIPIPIFDTVLNGVKIIGSIVGTRKDLQEALQFAAEGKVKTIVEVQPLENINDVFDRMLKGQINGRVVLKVD
- a CDS encoding Crp/Fnr family transcriptional regulator, which gives rise to MNEMESREWQKWLTPLGRDLRLEKGTYLFQEGEKADDIYYIQSGKIQISKIDMDGQELALRICSEGDLIGELTLFCPGARYMLTAKVLEDGVVSAIKRETLEQELANNPTLAIELMKWMSLHFRKTQTKFRDLILHGKKGALYSTLIRLCNSYGVMKEDGILIDVPLTNQELANFCGTSREVVNRMLGDLRKKGVISVQKGKIRVHNLQYLRDEIACEGCPPELCSID
- the argC gene encoding N-acetyl-gamma-glutamyl-phosphate reductase, whose translation is MNVAIIGATGYSGAELFRLLYGHPHVSRCDVFSSSQDGVHVSESFPHVGSVDGAVLHKLEIEALSRYDAVFFATPPGVSGEWAPALVDRGVKVIDLSGAFRLKDGAVYEQWYGRQTAPAEYLQKAVYGLTEWNREAVREAVLLSNPGCYPTATLLGLAPLVKEGLIQEDSIIVDAKSGVSGAGRKAGLGTHFSEVNENVKIYKVNVHQHIPEIEQTLQTWNEAMEPITFSTHLIPMTRGIMATIYAKAKQSISPNDLVDLYKTSYEGSSFVRVRKVGQFPATKEVYGSNYCDIGLAYDERTGRVTVVSVIDNLMKGAAGQAVQNFNLMMGWDEAEGLRSLPIYP